The proteins below come from a single Papaver somniferum cultivar HN1 chromosome 11, ASM357369v1, whole genome shotgun sequence genomic window:
- the LOC113325207 gene encoding uncharacterized protein LOC113325207 — MVHKHAFETLDRTFKDMMSNPIKIFGGKTIVLGGDFRQILPTTPEGTRKMTVDASINRSKLWRYFRIFSLVTHLKDPTWIKIPDEYLIVPDGYSVKQIVSIIYSGILDRYGDAEYLSERCILAPNNETVYEINHYIVSTYPGETHHLFSSDSITSMTGSIQRQ, encoded by the exons ATGGTACATAAACATGCCTTTGAAACACTGGATAGAACATTCAAGGATATGATGAGCAATCCAATCAAGATATTTGGAGGAAAAACTATAGTCCTGGGTGGAGATTTTAGGCAGATCTTACCGACTACTCCCGAAGGAACCAGGAAAATGACTGTTGATGCATCCATTAATAGATCGAAGTTGTGGAGATATTTTCGAATCTTCAGCCTTG TTACCCATCTGAAAGACCCAACCTGGATCAAAATACCAGATGAGTACCTCATTGTACCAGATGGGTATTCTGTGAAACAAATTGTGTCCATCATATATTCAGGCATTCTAGACAGATACGGAGATGCAGAgtacttaagtgaaagatgtatATTGGCACCAAACAACGAGACTGTCTATGAAATTAATCACTACATTGTTTCAACTTACCCAGGAGAAACACATCATTTGTTTAGTTCAGATAGCATTACCTCGATGACAGGATCCATTCAACG ACAATAA